A part of Desulfonatronovibrio magnus genomic DNA contains:
- a CDS encoding NTP transferase domain-containing protein, whose translation MKAIILAAGRGSRLLSLTDDRPKCLVELYGKPLLDWQIKALRDAGIQDITVVRGYLKDKITGEFETLENPRWFKTNIKKVGTG comes from the coding sequence AGCAATAATTTTGGCCGCAGGCCGGGGATCAAGGCTTCTAAGCCTAACAGATGACCGACCAAAATGCCTGGTCGAGCTGTATGGCAAGCCGCTTCTTGACTGGCAGATTAAGGCTTTAAGAGACGCAGGCATACAAGATATTACTGTGGTCCGGGGATATCTCAAAGATAAGATCACAGGTGAGTTTGAAACTCTGGAAAACCCCAGATGGTTTAAGACCAATATTAAGAAAGTGGGGACAGGTTGA